In the Bacteroidota bacterium genome, one interval contains:
- a CDS encoding NAD kinase: MKVGIFGQTLSDKTKVYARKLIESLEKYEVEIIVEANFNKLLLDLEVINSELESFTEDAGLDSTVDLMFTLGGDGTILRVIRYIKDVEIPIVGINTGRLGFMANISKEDIENKVDAIIKGDYKVEDRSLLELSTSDKVEGLLFNFALNEIAINRKETTSMVTVDAFLDGEFLNSYWGDGILIATPTGSTGYSLSCGGPIIMPGSNNLVITPIAPHNLYARPFVIPDHTEIELQITGRAESYLLTLDSTAITVPHGIKLRVKKSDVAVKMVRFEELRFLKTLRKKMLWGEDYRNE, encoded by the coding sequence ATGAAGGTCGGTATTTTTGGGCAAACTCTAAGTGATAAGACAAAAGTTTACGCACGGAAACTTATTGAGTCATTAGAAAAGTATGAAGTGGAAATAATAGTTGAAGCAAATTTCAATAAGTTACTGCTTGATCTGGAGGTGATAAATTCCGAACTGGAATCTTTTACAGAGGATGCCGGGTTAGATTCTACTGTCGATCTGATGTTTACATTGGGTGGTGACGGTACAATATTGCGGGTTATTAGATATATAAAGGATGTTGAAATTCCGATTGTAGGTATAAATACCGGCAGGTTAGGCTTTATGGCAAATATTTCGAAAGAGGATATAGAAAATAAAGTAGATGCCATTATAAAAGGAGATTATAAAGTAGAAGATCGCAGTCTTCTGGAATTGAGTACTTCTGATAAGGTAGAAGGGTTGTTGTTTAATTTTGCACTAAACGAAATAGCCATAAACCGAAAAGAAACTACTTCAATGGTAACGGTTGACGCCTTTCTGGATGGTGAATTTCTTAATTCTTATTGGGGGGACGGAATTTTAATTGCGACCCCAACCGGTTCAACCGGATACTCATTAAGTTGTGGGGGGCCTATAATAATGCCGGGATCAAATAATCTTGTAATTACACCAATAGCACCACATAATTTATATGCAAGACCTTTCGTTATACCAGACCATACCGAAATAGAACTTCAAATTACGGGTAGAGCCGAAAGTTATTTGTTGACCTTAGATTCAACGGCTATTACTGTTCCGCATGGTATAAAGCTAAGAGTAAAAAAATCGGACGTTGCTGTTAAGATGGTTCGTTTCGAAGAATTAAGGTTTTTAAAAACGCTTCGAAAGAAAATGTTGTGGGGCGAAGATTATAGAAATGAATAA